The Salmo salar chromosome ssa04, Ssal_v3.1, whole genome shotgun sequence genomic sequence gggatggtgttcttggggtcataggcagcattcctcctcctccaaacacggcaagttgagttgatgtcaaagagctccattttggtctcatctgaccacaacactttcaccagttgtcctctgagtcattcagatgttcattggcaaacttcagacgggcatgtatatgtgctttcttgagcagggggaccttgcgggcgctgcaggatttcagtccttcatggcgtagtgtgttaccaattgttttcttggtgactatggtcccagctgccttgagatcattgacaagatcatcccgtgtcgttctgggctgattcctcaccgttctcatgatcattgcaactccacgaggtgagatcttgcatggagccccaggccgagggatattgacagttcttttgtgtttcttccatttgcgaataatcgcaccaaatgttgtcaccttctcaccaagctgcttggcgatggtcttgtagcccattccagccttgtgtaggtctacaatcttgtccctgacatccttttagagctctttggtcttggccatggtggagagtttttggaatctgattgattgattgcttctgtggacaggtgtcttttttacttttttaagagtgtgctcctaatctcagctcgttacctgtataaaagacacctgggagccagaaatctttctgattgagagggggtcaaatacttatttccctcattaaaatgcaaatcaatttataacatttctgacatgcgtttttcaggatatttttgttgttattctgtctctcactgttcaaataaacctaccattaaaattatagactgatcctttctttgtcagaggggaaatgtacaaaatcagcagtgaatcaaatactttttccccccactgtatatttttttttacaaatagttACGAATGGAATGTATGGAAATAAGACATgagccaaacatgtttgctttaaGAATGGAATAGGTTATAAGACTATAATTCATTTAATTTTGTCAGTTCTGCCACCTCAACATTGCTAATTTTAAACGGTGAATTATGTTTCAGTAAAGTTCAGCTTCTGTCCACATGGGGGCACTGTGTCACTGTCAGAAGATACGTGCTTCAGTCAGAAAAATTTTCTCTTCTCGGTCTCAGCTTGCTTTTTCAGAAGAAGTTCTGAATATCCATATTTCCTCTGTGCCTTGCTGCAGATTCTGCCTGAGTGATGACATTAACATCTAACTGGTGCTTTAGGGGTGGGGTCAAGGGATGTGAAAGGTCTGCTTCGTTGTCAAATCTCTACCAATCACAGCAGGCACTGTGTCACTCCAGGGGCTTTCTTGCAGTGCTTGCACCGTTTCTGCCTTCCACCCCACTGCGCCTCTGGTCATACAGCCCCAGCCTTCAAGCTGCTTCCACTTCAAGCCGCAGCCCATGCCACTGCAGCCGACGCTGCACCAGCCCTCACCAGGCTATAGGGGTAAACGTGAACCCTTCTCCTGCCACCCCTCCTCACCCACAGCCTCACCAGTTCAAGGTCAATTCCACCACCCCTTGTCCTGGgagactatcgccctgtagcactcacttccgtcatcatgaagtgctttgagagacgagtcaaggaccatatcacctccaccctacctgacaccctagaccctctccaatttgcttaccgccccaattggtccgcagacgacgcaatcacactgcacactgccctaacccatctggacaagaggaatacctatgtaagaatgctgttcatcgactacagctcaacatttaacaccatagtaccctccaaactcatcattaagcttgagaccctgggtctcgaccccgccctgtgcaactgggtcctggacatcctgacgggtcgcccccaagtggtgagggtaggtaacaacatcttcaccccgctgatcctcaacactggggacccacaagggtgcattctcagccctctcctgtactccctgttcacccatgactgcagtttgcagatgacactacagtggtaggcttgattaccaacaacgacgagacggcctacagggaggatgtgagggccctcggaatgtggtgtcaggaaaataacctcacactcaatgtcaacaaaacaaaggagatgatcgtggacttcaggaaacagcagagggagcatccccctatccacatcgacgggacagtagtggagaaggtggaaagttttaagttcctcggcatacacatcacagacaaactgaaatggtccacccacacagacagcgtggtgaagaaggcacagcagcgcctcttcaacttcaggaggctgaagaaattcggcttgtcaccaaaaacactcacaaacttttacagatgcacaatcgagagcatcctgtcgggttgcatcaccgcctggtacggaaactgctccgcccacaactgtaaggctctccagagggtagtgaggtctgcacaacgcatcaccgggggcaaactacctgccctccaggacacctacaccactcgatgtcacaggatggccaaaaatatcatcaaggacaataaccacccgagccactgcctgttcaccccgctatcatccagaaggcgaggtcagtacaggtgcatcaaagcggggaccgagagactgaaaaacagtttatatcccaaggccatcagactgttaaacagccatcactaacattaagtggctgctgccaacatactgactcatctctagccactttaattatgaaaaatgtatggaataaatgtatcactagccactttaatcaatgccactttatatattgtttacataccctacattactcatctcatatgcatatactgtactctataccatctactgcatcttgcctataccgttcggccatcgcgcattcatttattttttatgtacatattcttattcattccttcacacttgtgtgtataaggtagttgttgtgaaattgttaggttagattacttgttagatattactgcatggtcagaactagaagcacaagcatttcgctacacacgcattaacatctgctaaccatgtgtatgtgacaaaaaaacattgatttgatttgagacttcGTTCAGTGGCCGTGGCGGCTTTACATTTTAAATGGTCTCCCTCCAGCCCTCGACCTACCCCTTTCATTGTCACCGCCAGCCCTTGCTCCGGCTTCATGTCCTCCCAGTGACCCGCTGACATTCCAGGAGGCGTGGCAGTACCGCCAACCACAACTGATGTAGTTGCCGCTTCAGCTCCAAGTCTCCCCAGTTTCCGCAGATAAGAACCAGTGTGCAGACTGCGGTCGTGTCCTGAGCAGCACCGCCGCTTTAGAGAGCCACTCCTCCCTCCTGCTCTGCCTGCGACAAGGACTTCCCCAACTTCAAGGCCTGAAACTGCAACTTGCTATGAagctcctaaataagatctggtgcaaccaattaccttcagaagtcacataattagttaaataaagtccacctgtgtgcaatctaagtgtcacatgatctcagtatataaacACCTGTTCCGaatggccccagagtctgcaacacccttaagcaaggggcaccaccaagcaagtggcaccatgaagaccaaggagctctccaaacaggtcagggacaaagttgtggagaagtacagatcagggttgggttataaaaaaataaccAAAACTTTGAAAAACctatggagcaccattaaatccattgttAAAAAAAcgaaaagaatatggcaccacaacaaacctgccaatggagggccgcccaccaaaactcacggatcaGGCTAATATTACAAAACTCACGGTAGGGCATTAATATTAtgaattttgtattttgaatttcgcgctttgcaatttcaccggatgttgtcgaggtggggtgCTAGCGGCacgcctagcccaaagaggttcaGAGAGGCAAcacagagaccaaagataaccctgaaggagctgcaaagctccacagcagagattggagtatctgtccataggaccactttaagccatacattaCACagttgggctttacggaagagtggccataaaaaagtcattgcttaaagaaagaaataagcaaacacatttggtgttcgccaaaaggcatgtgggagctttttggccatcaaggaaaacgctatgtctagcgcaaatccaacacctctcatcaccccgagaacaccatccccacagtgaagcatggtggtggcagcatcatgatttGGGGATGtctttcaacggcagggactgggaaactggtcagaattgaaggaatgatggatggcgctaaatacagggaatttttttgaggggaaacctgtttcagtcttccagagatttgagactgggacggaggttcaccttccagcaggacaatgacccaaagcatactgctaaagcaacatttgagtggtttaaggggaaacatttaaatgtcttggaatagcctagtcaaagtcccgacctcaatccaattgagaatctatgGTATGACttaaacccatccaacttgaaggagctggagcagttttgccttgaatacttatgcatgctcaagtgttCTGTttattttgtcttatttcttgtttgtttcacaataaaaaatattttgcatcttcagagtggtaggcatgttgtgtaaatcaaatgatacaacccccccccaaaaaatctattttaattccaagttgtaaggcaacaaaataggaaaaatgccaagggggtgaatacttttgcaagccactgtaagtcactttggataagcgcatctgctaaatgactaaaatgtaagcttTTGTTGTGTAAACATTTGTGGTGCTTTTGTTGTTTGGAATAATTATGCTTCGAGAGAATGACATAGCAAAGTGCACAAAAGAAAAGAACAATTTTGAATTcataatcaaattttatttgtcacatgcttcgtaaacaacaggtgtggactaacagtgaaatgattacttacgagcccttgccaacaatgcagagagaaagaaaataccgaaataatagaaaagtaaaacataataataaaagtaattcacgactgtgttggtgtgtttggaccatgatagattttttatttaacctttatttaactatgcaagtcagttaagaacatattcttatttacaatgacagcctaccggggaacagtgggttaactgccttgttcaggggcagaactacagatttttaccttttcagctcagggattcgatccagcaacctttcggttacaatgctataatcactaggctacctgccaccaatagatccttagtgatgtggacactgaggaacttgaagctctcaacccactACAGCCCCACCAATGTGAATGGgtgtgtgctcggccctccgtttcctgtagtccagaatcagctcctttgtcttgcccacgttgagtgagaggtttttgtcctggcaccacactgccaggtctctgatctcctccctaaaggctgtctcatcgtcgtcggtgatcaggcctaccaccattgtgttgTCGGCAAACTAAATGAttatgttggagtcgtgcgtggccaggCATCGTAGGTGAACAgagagtataggaggggactaagcacgcattcctgagggcccccgtgttgatggTTAGTATGGCgggtgtgttgttgcctaccctcaatacctgggggcgtcccgtcacGAAGTCCAGGATGTAGTTGCAGAGTTAGGTCTTAAGTCCatggtttagtcccagggtcattagcttagtgatgagcttggagggcactatggtgttgaacgctgagctgtagccaatgaaCAGCATCCTCATGTACTGTtgctgttccttttgtccaagtagAAAATGCATTGGAGTGCACTAGaggttgtgtcatctgtggatctgttggggctgtatgcaaattgTTGTGGGTACAggttgtctgggatgatggtgttgatgtgagccatgaacagGCTTTCAAAGCATttttggctacagatgtgagtgctacaggatgatagtcatttagacaggttaccttggcattcttgagCACAGGGAATTTGAATTGAGACTTGAATAATTGTATTTAAAACATATTCTGGTTATTTGTCCTAATTTGTTTTTAACTCTATTTATTAGGAAAGTTAGAAGCCTAAAAACAAGTTTAAATATAGGTGTACTGTGTTCATGTCTCACGCCATGGTTTTTATGTTCTGCGGGTTGAAACTAgttgttttaaaatgtgttttattttgttttatttgtatGTAAAAATCTGGGCTGGACTGGAAAGTTTCACTTGAACAACCCTCTAAGTCGTAATTACAAGTGGGAAACCACATACCTTTTCAACCAAAACATGacaacaaatccaattttgacaaTTACAAACGTATCAATTTGGATAATGTAGCTAGTTTTACCATACTGTCAATGTTAAGCAAACTAGATAACTTTATTATGAGCAACGTTAGCTAGCAAACAAGCTAGCAAAAATCTTATTGGTTAAAGAATTGGTCTGACTTCAAATGCACTTGAACACAATCATGTCAGACTTACGACTTCCCACGAGCACATGAATGCCCCATCATTCAAATGTTTCATAGGTTACGCATGATCATTATGACAGACAATTTATAGACAGTCTATAATGTAAGACATTAATTCTTATTCAACACATGGTTAGATTTCCAACAGTTCCAACAATTTTCAATGTCCTTATTAATAAACAATTTCTCCAAAAAATTGTTTTCTAGACCACTGCTCAGGCCAGGAGATCCAGCCTGTGTTTGCGCTGGTGCCACTTCAGATGGTTCAGTTGTTTGAAGCTGAGTCCACACACAGCGCAGCAGTACGGTCTCTCCCCAGTGTGAGTGCGCTGGTGCACCTTCAAATTGTCTGCCCGAGCGAAGCTCTTGTCACACATAGTGCAGCGGTGGGGTTTCTCCTGCGTGTGAATACGCCGGTGCAGCTTGAGGTTCCAGAGCCGACTGAATTTGTTCCCACAGATGGAGCAGCAGTAGGGCTTGTCTGTCATCTGGCTGCACTTGTGCCTCTTCAGGTCAGGGAAGGAGGTGAAGCCCTTGGAGCAGTGGCTGCAGAGGTGGAGTCCCTCTGCCTGGTGGACCCGCTGGTGGACCTTGAGGTTGCAAGCCTGGGTGAAGGTCTTACCACACTGAGTGCAGGAGTATGGAGGCCCAGATCCTGACTCTGAGACTATACCCGTTTTGTGTGTCTGCTTGTGGGCCTCAAGGGAGCCAGAGTCTGAGAATGTCATGGTGCATTGATTGCAGGCGTGACgcttcccccctcctcccattACTCCTCCTGCTGTTACCTGCCCTTGTGAACGATCTCTGAGGTTTAGAGAGTGTCCAAAGTTGTCAGGGGCACCATACAggctctctgtgttgttgttgtgggctGAGCTTCTAGAGTGGATGGAGGTTAGCCTCCTGTGGCCAGCTCTGCTACCTGACTCTGGGACACCGTGTTCAGGGTATAAGACACTAGAGTCCTGCAGGTACCCCTCCTCGTTGATCAACAGGCAGTTCCGGACACCCACCTCTGGGTGGGGGGATGGCGTTTTGCGACCCCACCTGCTCCCTCCGGCTCCGATGGGGAACAGGCATGTGGGAGCGATGGTGATGGTCTCCCCCCTCAGACCCCCCCAGGTCCACCTGGTAGTGACCCACAGCTCCGTAGCTCAGCCCCCCCAGATGAGACGGAGAACCAGGAAGCCTATCCAGCCCTTCCACGTCTAGACGATGGCCTCTTCCAGCACCGCCGTAACCAGACTTCTCAAAGCCACCCCCCCAGTTCCTCCATGCTGTAACGGGGTTGGAAGAGAGGTTGGCTGGGGTCCGCTGGGTTTCCCTCTGGGCCTGGTGGTTCAGGCCCCTGGTCTAGACCAGATCCCCAGTCAGCCTGGCACTGCTGCAGCTCCTGCTCACTGAAAGTCTTACTGGGCCCTGAGATGTCTGAACCATCGGCCCCTGAAAACACAGGGGACATGAGGTATTATAAGCATTACTATTTAAGACATTAGAActagtagaaacagtagtagagTAACTGTAATGTTAAATCTATACTTACAGCTTCAAGTTGACTTTACATgtgtaataataaatacatttggaaTGACACAGCATAATATAAGTTACTCTTCTTATCATTCTCTTAAACCTAAAGGTAGGCAATTGTCTATGTTATGTTTGTTGTAAACAACTCACCGTCCAGGCAGACGTCCCATCTCTCCCGTAGCTCAGTGTTGTGGAGAGGCTCCTCTTTCAGCAGGCTGTCCAGCTTCTGACCTGTGACCTCTGTGGACTGGAAGAGCAAATTAATGAGTTGATTCTAACTAAATGATGGATAAACTGACAGTGACtgaatagagctgacatgatGGTTCTCTATTCAGAactctcctctgggacccccagacaTCTCACAACTTTGTCTTAGCCCTGAACTAGCATACCTGATTAGAGTAGTGAAAGCCTTGATGATTCGTTGACAATTTGAATCAAGTGGGCTAATTCTGGAACAGTTCAAATATGAGGAGAGGTTGGACAAAGGCTGCCCTATTATTCCTGACAGACTATCTGTTCTAATATGTTTTCTGAAATATATTTCTACCTGAATGTCCTGTAACACTGCACCCTCCACCCTTCACATGTGTTTAGTCAGTCCCCTACCTACCTCAGAGGTTCTCCTAGGGCTGGTGGCCTCTGCCTCCAGATCATTGAAGGTTGTTTCCCCGGCCACGCCCCCACAGCTGCTCCACTCCTCCCCTAGTACCTTCTCCTGCTTCAGGCCACGCCCCCTCTCCGCACCTTGCCACAGGTAAACAAAGAGAGGATTTTATTTACTAAAAGGTAAGGCGAAAGCAACATTGTGGATGCTGTGAAGTGTTTTTtgcatcagtgcagatgaaggaaaggaggCCTCTTATTGAGATACCACTAACTCCTTTCTTAAACCAATACTGCCTCGTCACCAAAGTATTAAAGGTACAGATTACATCAGTCACACTTCAGAGTGATTCCTCCATATTGTCTTTAGATGTCTCTCCTCACCTGTCGGTGAGTTTCCAGAGCTTCCACCTTCCTCATCAGCTCTCCCACAGCCTGCACACTTCCCCCTCtggcctccctctctgtccctctcccttcctctgttctccGACCGCTGTAGCCTCTTCTTCAGCGACTCGACCTGCTCACGGCTCCGGGACACCTCCTCCAGGAAGCCGTCCTCCACCAGCCTGGTGATCTCATATATGGCTGACTTTAGGACCGTCTCCATGACTCCCGAGAGCTGGGTCTGGAATGTGAGGACAAGGTTCTCCGACatactgcttgtgtgtgtgtctttttcacAGATCAATTCACAGTGGGATCTGCACCAAGCATCTGTGCTTGTAGGAGCTAGTTAGGACTGCGTGTGTGTGATCCTAAAGTGAATCTCTTCAGAGAGCCCTATTATTCAGAATAAGTGGGTAGAAATATGCCATGTCCATCACTGAGACATCGcgtatctgtttctctgtccaacaAGAGTGACAGCTCCTCCCAGCTCGCTAACAACCAAGTGGCG encodes the following:
- the LOC106602250 gene encoding uncharacterized protein; this translates as MSENLVLTFQTQLSGVMETVLKSAIYEITRLVEDGFLEEVSRSREQVESLKKRLQRSENRGRERDREGGQRGKCAGCGRADEEGGSSGNSPTGAERGRGLKQEKVLGEEWSSCGGVAGETTFNDLEAEATSPRRTSESTEVTGQKLDSLLKEEPLHNTELRERWDVCLDGADGSDISGPSKTFSEQELQQCQADWGSGLDQGPEPPGPEGNPADPSQPLFQPRYSMEELGGWL